From Candidatus Neomarinimicrobiota bacterium, the proteins below share one genomic window:
- a CDS encoding glycosyltransferase family 4 protein, with protein MNNPDVVLHLSCTHSPDDDRIFYREGLSLKKTYSLIIIGVSDKTTQETLQDILTIGVKGAGYKNNIQAIMDEARKFKPSLVHVHDLFILKEALQYAQNLKIPLIYDVHEHFPRLVKFYLPGSWVKKQIHRTILAFREKHQSRKATHIITVVPQLTSRFSRWNRHVTEIRNYPRKDLFKNGQTEVSETALRIRDLARDHIILIYAGDISRHRNLFLFADTVAVLNKRGYTSMGVTLGQGEKSDVEDWEDRCRKSQGQMLHLGHIPHGDIPACLQEAHIGWSVLPDRSPFNISLPNKIFEYLACGLPFVSSDLHNIRHLFWKNPAALIFQDKKAEGIAALIQSAFPDRQMLNDIKKTARETFLNRFTWELEESKLLDVYRSILKDEKS; from the coding sequence GTGAATAACCCGGATGTGGTGCTCCATCTATCATGTACTCATTCACCGGATGATGACCGGATTTTTTACCGGGAAGGTCTGAGCCTGAAAAAAACATATTCATTAATTATTATTGGTGTTTCTGACAAAACCACGCAAGAAACACTTCAGGATATTTTAACCATCGGTGTGAAAGGAGCAGGATACAAGAACAATATTCAGGCGATTATGGATGAAGCACGGAAGTTCAAACCATCATTGGTGCATGTCCATGATCTGTTTATTCTTAAAGAGGCACTTCAATATGCTCAAAACCTTAAAATTCCCCTTATTTATGATGTGCATGAACATTTTCCTCGTCTGGTTAAATTTTATTTACCGGGATCATGGGTGAAAAAGCAAATTCATAGAACCATACTGGCATTCCGTGAAAAACACCAAAGCCGGAAAGCTACACATATTATTACCGTAGTTCCCCAGTTAACATCACGTTTTTCCCGTTGGAACCGGCATGTGACGGAAATCAGGAATTATCCCCGGAAGGACCTTTTTAAGAATGGACAAACAGAGGTAAGTGAAACAGCATTGAGAATACGGGATTTAGCACGTGACCACATTATTCTTATTTATGCAGGTGATATATCCCGCCATCGGAATCTTTTTTTGTTTGCCGATACGGTCGCTGTATTAAACAAGAGGGGATACACAAGCATGGGAGTGACCCTGGGCCAAGGGGAAAAAAGCGATGTGGAAGATTGGGAAGATCGTTGTCGCAAGAGCCAGGGACAAATGTTGCATCTCGGGCACATTCCTCATGGAGATATTCCTGCCTGCCTGCAGGAAGCCCATATCGGATGGTCCGTCTTACCGGATCGATCCCCCTTTAACATCAGCCTTCCGAATAAAATCTTTGAATACCTGGCATGCGGACTTCCATTTGTATCTTCAGATCTCCATAATATTCGCCATCTTTTTTGGAAAAATCCCGCCGCCCTCATTTTTCAGGATAAAAAAGCCGAAGGAATTGCCGCCCTGATCCAATCTGCTTTTCCGGACAGACAGATGCTGAACGATATAAAGAAAACAGCCCGGGAAACCTTTTTAAACCGGTTTACATGGGAGCTTGAAGAGAGTAAATTACTGGATGTCTACCGGAGTATTCTGAAGGATGAAAAAAGTTAG
- a CDS encoding oligosaccharide flippase family protein, whose translation MAGDIRKLGSQTLIYGTGYIVTRMLNFFLLPFYSHLFHPSQYGVASLVFSGIAFLNIIYHYGLDSAFLRFYTKKGDYQREEAFTAAFFSLLCTGIVLSLLLFINSAWISRAFLGSSEYERLIRLASGILLMDTLVNIPLHTLRMNDKAITFTFINLANVILNMSLNIWLIRYKGMGLEGIFWANIAASSLSFILLLPVLKKNVKAVFNTRLFRKMLRFGLPFVPGGMASMVLELIDRYMLRIMVDYETVGLYSAGYKLGIFMLIVVMGYKFAWQPFFLNKADDPQAPTTFGRVFTVFNVMMALVFLGVTLFIHDFITLRIFGITVFGQNYWQSEHIVPVILGAYIFLGMYINFLPSIYFSEKTGVIPLISGSAALLNVILNYFLIQSFGMTGAAWATFLSYLWMAGLTYFVVRRWYAIPYNWKKVFLTYGLLMVVLLVYYLGNLTALHEKAGLFLVYAGSLFFFKIGDFHQIRRILKRE comes from the coding sequence ATGGCCGGTGATATACGAAAACTGGGAAGCCAGACCCTGATATACGGGACGGGTTATATTGTGACCCGTATGCTTAACTTTTTTCTCCTGCCCTTTTATAGCCATCTGTTTCACCCCTCACAATATGGTGTGGCATCCTTAGTGTTTTCCGGAATTGCTTTTTTGAATATTATCTACCATTATGGTCTGGACAGTGCTTTCCTGCGCTTTTATACCAAAAAAGGCGATTATCAACGGGAGGAAGCCTTTACGGCAGCCTTTTTTTCTCTTCTGTGTACCGGGATCGTCCTCTCTTTACTCCTTTTTATCAACAGCGCATGGATCAGCCGCGCTTTTCTTGGTTCCTCAGAGTATGAGCGCCTGATACGCCTGGCTTCCGGTATCCTCCTGATGGATACCCTGGTGAATATCCCCCTTCATACCCTGAGGATGAACGATAAAGCCATAACCTTCACATTCATCAATCTGGCCAATGTCATATTGAATATGAGCCTGAATATCTGGCTTATACGATACAAGGGTATGGGACTCGAAGGCATTTTCTGGGCAAATATTGCCGCTTCTTCCCTCAGTTTTATCCTCCTTTTACCTGTTTTGAAAAAAAACGTAAAGGCTGTTTTCAATACCCGGCTTTTCCGGAAAATGCTTCGATTTGGCTTGCCTTTTGTCCCGGGTGGGATGGCTTCCATGGTTTTGGAACTCATCGACCGGTATATGCTTAGGATTATGGTGGATTATGAAACTGTAGGACTCTATTCGGCAGGCTACAAATTGGGTATTTTCATGCTGATTGTGGTGATGGGTTATAAATTTGCCTGGCAGCCCTTTTTTCTAAACAAGGCCGATGATCCTCAGGCACCCACGACATTTGGACGGGTTTTTACCGTATTCAACGTGATGATGGCACTGGTTTTTCTGGGTGTAACCCTTTTTATTCATGACTTTATCACTCTGAGGATTTTCGGAATCACTGTGTTTGGACAAAATTACTGGCAATCGGAACATATTGTCCCTGTTATTTTGGGTGCCTATATTTTTCTGGGTATGTATATAAATTTTCTACCTTCAATCTATTTTTCAGAAAAAACAGGTGTCATTCCCTTGATCAGCGGTTCTGCAGCCTTGCTGAATGTGATTCTGAACTATTTTCTGATTCAATCCTTTGGCATGACCGGTGCCGCCTGGGCAACATTTCTGTCCTATTTATGGATGGCGGGACTGACCTATTTTGTTGTACGTCGTTGGTATGCCATACCCTATAACTGGAAAAAAGTATTTTTAACCTATGGATTATTAATGGTGGTCCTGCTGGTATACTATCTGGGAAATCTCACAGCGCTTCATGAAAAAGCCGGACTCTTTCTTGTTTACGCCGGTTCACTGTTTTTCTTTAAAATCGGTGATTTTCATCAAATCAGGAGGATATTAAAACGTGAATAA
- a CDS encoding GNAT family N-acetyltransferase — protein sequence MRTGKHPVTIERFHPDRHPFWDSFVKESNNGTLFHERTFLNYHPEDRFTDHSLVFLTDEKPVSLLPAVEYEQAGMKILHSHRGSSYGGFVQPHDMSLDMHLKITESFIHYLQQENINRVIITIPPIIYNKRLSNYAEFALFRHHFRYLKRDISSVLFLEKSIEENIAKFRPTTRTAFRKALKKGVTVRESDDYASFYQILKRNLKIRHNVQPTHTLKELEDIKRRYPDHVRLYAAFIGETMIAGIVLFDANERVTLAFYISHDESYQEYRGVNLLFKEVIEDSIRRGFTYLDYGIFTVNMEPNLGLARFKESFGAGGIFRDTFYLDLK from the coding sequence ATGAGGACTGGTAAACACCCTGTGACCATCGAACGTTTTCATCCGGATCGTCACCCTTTCTGGGATTCATTTGTAAAAGAATCGAATAACGGGACACTTTTTCATGAACGTACTTTTCTGAATTATCATCCGGAAGACCGTTTTACAGACCACTCGCTGGTTTTTCTTACAGATGAAAAACCGGTTTCACTGCTTCCGGCTGTAGAATACGAACAGGCCGGTATGAAAATTCTCCATTCACACCGGGGATCCAGTTATGGAGGGTTTGTCCAGCCCCATGATATGTCCCTGGATATGCACCTGAAAATCACAGAATCCTTTATCCATTATCTTCAACAGGAAAATATCAATCGTGTAATTATCACTATTCCCCCCATTATCTATAACAAACGCTTATCCAATTATGCTGAATTTGCTTTATTCAGACACCATTTCCGTTACTTGAAACGGGATATATCTTCCGTATTGTTCCTTGAGAAATCAATAGAAGAAAATATTGCAAAATTTCGTCCAACGACACGGACCGCTTTTCGAAAAGCACTCAAAAAAGGGGTGACTGTCCGTGAGTCGGATGATTATGCTTCCTTTTATCAAATCCTCAAAAGAAATTTGAAAATCCGGCACAATGTACAACCTACACACACACTTAAAGAACTGGAAGATATCAAGCGGCGTTATCCGGACCACGTCCGCCTGTATGCTGCCTTTATCGGGGAAACGATGATCGCCGGGATCGTCCTGTTTGATGCCAATGAACGGGTCACTCTGGCTTTTTATATTTCCCATGATGAATCTTATCAGGAATACCGCGGTGTGAATCTCCTGTTCAAGGAAGTGATTGAGGATAGTATCCGCCGGGGCTTTACATATCTTGATTATGGGATTTTTACCGTAAATATGGAACCGAACCTCGGACTTGCCCGCTTTAAGGAATCATTCGGAGCCGGTGGCATTTTCCGGGATACTTTTTACCTTGATTTAAAATAA
- a CDS encoding ferredoxin--NADP reductase: MKTEYNAVVGQKINISPTLMILRVVPLGWELSPFKPGQFTMLALPADAPHVPEAEPPEREDTNTWIRRPYSASSSKDQQQYIEFYIRLVYSGELTPRLFALKTGDKLYMFPKLRGMLTLDAVEKEKNILFVATGTGLAPYMSMIRSETPCRNKQKIAVIHGALNSGDLGFRAELEHLERLCDNFSYVPVISHQDREKIPWTGKTGFVQDIWHEGIVDDLWHSEIRPENTAVFLCGHPEMISQMVELLGESGFKPYDRKKGGSIFYEDW; encoded by the coding sequence ATGAAAACGGAATATAATGCCGTTGTCGGTCAGAAAATCAATATTTCTCCTACTCTGATGATTCTGCGGGTTGTTCCCCTTGGATGGGAATTATCTCCCTTTAAACCCGGGCAATTTACCATGCTGGCTCTTCCCGCCGATGCCCCACATGTCCCCGAAGCCGAACCACCGGAAAGGGAGGACACCAATACCTGGATCCGCAGGCCCTATTCTGCCTCCTCCAGTAAAGATCAACAGCAATATATTGAATTCTATATCCGTCTGGTCTATTCCGGCGAACTTACTCCCCGGCTTTTTGCCCTCAAAACAGGAGACAAACTCTATATGTTTCCCAAACTCCGGGGAATGTTAACACTGGATGCGGTGGAAAAAGAAAAAAACATTTTATTCGTCGCTACCGGAACCGGTCTGGCCCCCTATATGAGTATGATACGATCTGAAACACCATGCCGGAACAAACAGAAAATCGCTGTGATTCATGGAGCCCTGAATTCCGGAGATCTGGGATTCCGTGCCGAATTGGAACATCTGGAACGTTTGTGTGACAATTTTTCCTATGTGCCGGTTATCAGCCATCAGGATCGTGAAAAAATTCCCTGGACCGGTAAAACCGGCTTCGTTCAGGATATATGGCATGAAGGAATTGTAGATGATCTGTGGCATTCAGAAATCAGACCGGAAAATACAGCGGTTTTTCTCTGTGGACATCCGGAAATGATCTCCCAGATGGTGGAACTCCTTGGAGAAAGTGGTTTTAAACCTTATGACCGAAAAAAGGGGGGAAGTATATTTTATGAGGACTGGTAA
- a CDS encoding glycogen synthase — MKIVMASAEAVPFVKVGGLADVVGALLRHLPPYDHEICLFLPFYSCIDNTKFPSEQVLQDQDLRVHLGNDDISFTLYKYSLPETPSAVVYFVNSPRYFNRDGIYSHPNNVPFEDEGEMWMFFQLAVIRSVECLELYPDIVHVHDFHTALIPALIRTNFKMSPYFSYSKCVLTLHNLLFQGVYDASVLFKGGISENAFYALSPFEFYGKTNFVKTGMEFSDVINTVSPKYAKELLAKPEYSYGLFDVLQAVSYKFKGILNGADYSYWNPETDPLIYKNYTEETLENKAANREGLLKRVGMEADDKTMICGMVARMTEQKGFKLLLECWEELKKRPVKCIILASGDKELQELWESLARQDYDRLYLNTSFNEELAHKIQAGVDLFLMPSSFEPCGLSQIYSLKYGTPPLAHRTGGLADTIIDSSGLQTGFLFESYHCAAFLRTLDRAYQAFLNKDEWIRIQKSGMSMDFSWKKAAQNYIKMYQGLMRF; from the coding sequence TTGAAAATTGTAATGGCCAGTGCAGAAGCCGTTCCATTTGTCAAAGTCGGAGGCTTGGCGGATGTGGTCGGCGCTTTGTTGCGTCATTTACCTCCCTATGACCATGAGATTTGTCTTTTCCTGCCTTTTTACAGCTGTATTGATAACACAAAATTCCCCTCTGAACAGGTTCTGCAGGATCAGGATCTTCGGGTTCACCTGGGAAATGACGATATTTCTTTTACGCTGTATAAATACAGTCTACCCGAAACCCCCTCTGCCGTGGTTTATTTCGTGAACTCTCCCCGTTATTTCAACCGGGACGGCATTTATTCCCATCCCAACAATGTCCCCTTTGAGGATGAGGGTGAAATGTGGATGTTTTTTCAGTTGGCAGTTATTCGTTCCGTCGAATGTCTTGAACTCTATCCCGATATTGTACATGTCCACGATTTTCATACTGCCCTGATCCCTGCCCTGATCCGTACCAACTTTAAAATGTCTCCCTACTTCAGTTATTCAAAATGCGTGTTGACCCTTCATAATCTTCTGTTTCAGGGTGTGTATGATGCATCAGTCCTTTTTAAAGGAGGTATCAGTGAAAATGCGTTCTATGCACTGAGTCCCTTTGAGTTCTACGGAAAAACAAATTTTGTCAAAACCGGAATGGAATTTTCAGATGTCATCAATACTGTCAGTCCTAAATATGCGAAGGAACTGCTGGCAAAACCTGAATATTCCTATGGACTCTTTGATGTCCTTCAGGCTGTGAGTTATAAATTTAAAGGTATTTTGAACGGAGCTGATTACAGTTACTGGAATCCGGAAACGGATCCCCTGATTTATAAAAATTATACAGAAGAAACCCTTGAAAACAAAGCCGCGAATCGTGAAGGCCTTCTGAAACGTGTGGGAATGGAAGCCGATGATAAAACCATGATTTGCGGTATGGTAGCCCGGATGACGGAGCAAAAGGGATTCAAACTTCTACTGGAGTGTTGGGAAGAACTGAAAAAGCGTCCCGTAAAATGTATTATTCTGGCCAGCGGTGATAAAGAATTGCAGGAACTGTGGGAATCGCTGGCAAGGCAAGATTACGATCGTCTGTATCTGAATACTTCATTCAATGAAGAACTGGCGCATAAAATCCAGGCCGGTGTTGATCTGTTCCTCATGCCCTCCTCATTTGAGCCCTGTGGATTAAGCCAGATATATTCCCTGAAATATGGCACACCACCTTTGGCACACCGGACCGGTGGATTGGCTGACACCATAATCGACAGTTCGGGTTTGCAAACAGGCTTTCTTTTTGAATCCTACCACTGTGCAGCCTTTTTAAGAACCCTGGACAGGGCATATCAGGCATTTTTAAATAAAGATGAGTGGATCCGTATCCAGAAATCAGGGATGTCCATGGATTTTTCATGGAAAAAAGCAGCACAAAATTATATTAAAATGTATCAGGGACTCATGAGGTTTTAA
- a CDS encoding DUF1926 domain-containing protein — MTKNIQFIFGVHNHQPVGNFDTVFEEACEKSYYPFIKILEKHPRVAVSLHYSGSLLEWLIKRKPDFINTIQKLVRRGNVELISGGFYEPVLTAIPEKDRIGQIVKQNQFIRNHFGYEPRGLWLTERVWEPHLAGCIEQSGLNYTFIDEFNFMSTGIYEKPLKGYYNTEEDGHTLGIFPISYQLRSMIPWAEPEDIIDYLKSLLTDNSQDVVTVMDDGEKLGLYEGSYERVYEKGWLDRLMTLLEETPFITTKTVKEYWKSFPPKGLIYLPSCSYFDLGRQSLNCRVRQDFEKVLKSLEDMKYDDLARPFVKGGIWRNSLTKYPESNWLQKRMQQVSRKYYLLSSQYKRNDCLRKIREDLWKSMCNNGYWYNISGGLYLPHLRTALWTHLIRAEKEIDKRLYNQENHSFLREESDIDRNGFIEVSLSSRDLNAVFSAKYAGALVEFDYRPVNYNLCNTVARYKEYDCHPGDHDVYDTYPRHSLLERYFDLEINPRGLMNNAYEEASDFLNEPVDLRKDADSDTVVFARKGWINWQRCSLKKSIQMNENGFHTEYKISNIGFADNSFLFGPEFNLALNVGSPEDRFFEANQKLPNNGLENMLDENGIQFLRIVNKAIGIEVRFTFENPVRLLTYPVYTMLQKASGKEKIFQSTAILPLWNVRIEPGKTQKLSFSFSVKNL, encoded by the coding sequence ATGACAAAAAATATTCAGTTCATTTTCGGTGTTCACAATCATCAGCCTGTCGGAAATTTCGATACGGTTTTTGAAGAAGCCTGTGAAAAGAGTTATTACCCCTTTATTAAAATTCTGGAAAAACATCCCCGTGTAGCTGTTTCGCTCCATTACAGCGGATCTCTGCTGGAATGGTTGATAAAACGAAAACCTGACTTTATCAATACCATACAAAAGCTGGTCCGCAGGGGGAATGTTGAGCTGATTTCCGGGGGATTTTATGAGCCGGTTTTAACGGCCATCCCCGAGAAAGACCGTATCGGACAGATTGTCAAACAAAACCAGTTTATCCGGAATCACTTTGGGTATGAACCACGGGGGCTCTGGTTGACAGAACGGGTTTGGGAGCCCCATCTGGCCGGATGTATCGAACAATCGGGATTGAATTACACGTTTATCGATGAATTTAATTTTATGTCTACAGGTATCTATGAAAAACCGTTGAAGGGATATTATAATACGGAAGAGGATGGACATACTCTGGGAATCTTCCCCATTTCCTATCAACTCCGTTCCATGATCCCCTGGGCCGAACCGGAAGATATCATTGACTATCTGAAATCACTTCTGACGGACAATTCCCAGGATGTGGTGACTGTCATGGATGACGGAGAAAAGCTGGGACTTTATGAAGGATCCTATGAGCGGGTTTATGAAAAGGGCTGGCTGGACCGTCTGATGACTTTGCTGGAGGAAACACCATTCATTACGACGAAGACCGTAAAAGAGTACTGGAAATCCTTTCCACCCAAGGGACTTATTTATTTACCATCCTGCAGTTATTTTGACCTTGGCCGCCAATCCCTGAATTGCCGGGTCCGGCAGGATTTTGAAAAAGTTCTGAAATCCCTTGAGGATATGAAATATGATGATTTAGCCCGGCCCTTTGTCAAAGGCGGCATCTGGCGGAATTCCCTGACAAAATATCCCGAATCCAATTGGCTCCAAAAGCGCATGCAACAGGTGAGCCGAAAATACTATCTGCTTTCCTCACAGTACAAAAGAAATGACTGCCTTCGAAAAATTCGCGAAGATCTTTGGAAAAGTATGTGCAATAACGGATATTGGTATAATATTTCGGGTGGACTTTATCTGCCACATTTAAGAACCGCTTTATGGACTCATCTGATCCGGGCAGAGAAAGAAATTGATAAACGGCTGTACAATCAGGAGAATCATTCTTTTTTGCGGGAAGAGTCGGATATTGACCGGAACGGATTTATTGAAGTTTCCCTATCGTCCCGTGACTTGAATGCTGTGTTTAGTGCCAAATATGCCGGAGCACTTGTAGAATTTGATTACAGGCCGGTGAATTACAACCTGTGCAATACAGTAGCCCGCTATAAAGAGTATGATTGCCATCCCGGTGACCATGATGTATACGACACCTACCCCAGGCATTCACTGCTGGAACGGTATTTTGATTTGGAAATTAATCCCCGGGGCCTTATGAACAATGCCTACGAGGAAGCCAGCGATTTTCTTAACGAACCGGTGGATCTCCGAAAGGATGCAGATTCCGATACGGTGGTTTTTGCCCGAAAAGGATGGATTAACTGGCAGCGTTGCAGTCTGAAAAAAAGTATTCAGATGAATGAAAACGGATTTCATACTGAATACAAAATTTCGAATATCGGTTTTGCCGATAACTCTTTTCTTTTTGGTCCGGAATTTAATCTGGCTTTGAATGTGGGATCTCCGGAAGATCGGTTTTTCGAAGCAAACCAGAAATTGCCGAATAACGGACTGGAAAATATGCTGGACGAAAACGGTATACAGTTTTTGAGAATTGTAAACAAAGCGATCGGTATTGAAGTCCGGTTCACGTTTGAAAACCCTGTTCGACTCCTGACTTATCCTGTATATACCATGCTTCAGAAAGCATCTGGCAAAGAAAAAATATTTCAGAGTACCGCTATTTTGCCCCTCTGGAATGTCCGTATTGAACCAGGTAAAACACAAAAACTTTCTTTTTCATTTTCAGTTAAAAATCTTTAA
- the gap gene encoding type I glyceraldehyde-3-phosphate dehydrogenase, protein MSVKVGINGFGRIGRLVFREMLNRDDFEVLGINDLTDAKTLAHLLKYDSVHKKFQGTVEAKEDSIVVNGKEIKIYAEKDPANLPWKELGVEYVVEATGVFRKKDQIAKHLEAGAKKVVLTVPAKDKIDNMVVLGVNDDSLRPEDKIVSNASCTTNCLAPVAKVLNDEFGIVKGLMTTVHSYTNDQQILDLPHKDLRRARAAAMSIIPTTTGAAKAVGKVIPDLDGKLDGMALRVPTPDGSLVDLTVELKKEVTIEEVNAAMKKASEGSMKGILEYTEDPIVSVDVIGNAYSSIFDAKSTMADGNMVKVLSWYDNEWGYSVRVVDLLEKMANM, encoded by the coding sequence ATGAGCGTAAAAGTAGGTATCAATGGTTTTGGTCGAATCGGAAGACTGGTATTTCGTGAAATGCTGAATCGTGATGATTTTGAAGTGCTGGGTATTAACGATTTGACGGATGCCAAAACACTGGCTCATCTGTTAAAATATGATTCGGTTCATAAGAAATTCCAGGGAACTGTTGAAGCCAAAGAGGATTCAATCGTAGTCAATGGTAAAGAGATTAAGATTTATGCCGAAAAAGATCCGGCAAATCTGCCCTGGAAAGAACTGGGTGTGGAATATGTCGTGGAAGCAACCGGTGTGTTCCGCAAAAAAGATCAGATTGCCAAACATCTTGAAGCGGGTGCAAAAAAGGTCGTGTTGACCGTTCCGGCCAAAGATAAAATTGACAACATGGTTGTTTTGGGTGTAAATGATGATTCTTTACGTCCCGAAGATAAAATTGTATCCAATGCTTCCTGTACAACCAACTGTCTGGCACCGGTTGCAAAGGTTCTGAATGATGAATTCGGAATTGTTAAAGGACTGATGACCACGGTTCACAGTTATACCAATGACCAGCAAATTCTGGATCTTCCCCATAAGGATCTTCGCAGAGCCCGTGCTGCCGCCATGTCCATTATTCCCACCACAACCGGTGCGGCAAAAGCGGTAGGTAAGGTTATTCCGGATCTGGATGGAAAACTGGATGGTATGGCTCTTCGGGTCCCCACACCGGACGGTTCACTGGTGGATTTAACTGTGGAACTGAAAAAAGAAGTCACGATTGAAGAAGTGAACGCAGCCATGAAAAAGGCTTCTGAAGGTTCCATGAAAGGTATCCTCGAATATACAGAAGATCCCATTGTTTCTGTGGATGTGATCGGGAATGCCTACTCATCCATTTTTGACGCAAAATCAACCATGGCGGACGGCAATATGGTAAAAGTCCTTTCCTGGTATGATAATGAATGGGGATACAGCGTTCGCGTTGTTGACCTGCTTGAAAAAATGGCTAACATGTAA
- a CDS encoding regulatory protein RecX yields the protein MILQSLKYQKRRKVWLLTFDTGETLSVSDELKTKYGLHPAINIGEDRYLTLKNEAERQSAFEKAIELLSYREHSSYELKTKLIQKGFSASLAQDILRQMIAKGYLDDERFATLYFRELMRQRKYGPLMIRKKMMEKGVEGTVIDGKLNTVPADEWEQIAREILHKKRQKLRRNSGNLRETVLGILTRKGFSYGNVQNVVNEYEEMEE from the coding sequence ATGATCCTTCAGTCTCTGAAATATCAAAAACGACGTAAAGTATGGCTCCTTACCTTTGATACAGGAGAGACCCTTTCCGTCAGTGATGAGTTGAAAACAAAATATGGCCTTCACCCGGCAATCAATATTGGAGAAGACCGATATTTAACCCTGAAAAATGAAGCTGAACGTCAATCCGCTTTTGAAAAGGCCATTGAATTACTGTCCTACCGGGAACACAGCTCCTATGAGTTGAAAACAAAACTCATTCAGAAAGGCTTTTCTGCTTCCCTCGCTCAGGATATTCTAAGACAAATGATTGCCAAAGGCTATCTGGATGATGAGCGCTTTGCAACTCTCTATTTTAGGGAACTGATGCGCCAACGGAAATACGGCCCCCTCATGATCAGAAAAAAAATGATGGAAAAAGGGGTGGAGGGAACGGTTATCGATGGCAAATTAAATACCGTTCCGGCTGATGAATGGGAACAAATTGCCCGTGAAATCCTTCATAAAAAAAGGCAGAAGCTCAGGAGGAATTCCGGCAATCTGAGGGAAACGGTTCTGGGGATTTTGACGCGAAAAGGCTTCAGCTATGGGAATGTTCAGAACGTGGTTAACGAATATGAAGAAATGGAGGAGTGA
- the recA gene encoding recombinase RecA: protein MGSQDREKALEMAISQIDRQFGKGSIMKMGEDRVVIPVSVISTGSLSLDAAIGVGGIPRGRITEIFGPESSGKTTLALQCIAEAQKNGGYAAFIDAEHALDITYAQNLGVNINNLLVSQPDNGEQALEITETLVRSNALDIIVVDSVAALVPRAEIEGEMGDSHVGLQARLMSQALRKLTGAVSKSRIAVIFINQIREKIGVMFGNPETTTGGRALKFYTSVRIDVRRIGSIKSGEDVLGNRTKVKIVKNKVAPPFKSCEFDIMYGKGISYEGDVLDLATTLDIVTKSGSWYSYGDERIGQGRENAKAYLTEHSEVLKTIADEVKSALGMTPPPPPEKES, encoded by the coding sequence ATGGGTTCTCAAGACAGAGAAAAAGCATTGGAAATGGCCATATCCCAGATTGATCGTCAGTTTGGGAAAGGGTCCATTATGAAAATGGGGGAAGACCGGGTTGTGATACCGGTATCGGTAATATCCACCGGTTCATTGAGCCTTGATGCGGCTATTGGTGTGGGGGGTATTCCACGGGGAAGAATCACAGAAATTTTCGGACCTGAATCATCCGGTAAAACGACATTGGCCCTCCAGTGTATTGCTGAAGCGCAGAAAAACGGCGGATATGCTGCCTTTATTGATGCGGAACATGCACTGGATATTACCTATGCCCAGAATCTGGGTGTGAATATCAATAATCTCCTGGTTTCCCAGCCCGACAATGGAGAACAGGCCCTGGAAATCACAGAAACCCTTGTCCGGAGCAACGCACTGGATATTATTGTCGTGGATTCAGTAGCGGCGTTGGTTCCCCGGGCTGAAATTGAAGGGGAAATGGGGGACAGCCACGTGGGATTGCAGGCTCGTCTTATGAGTCAGGCCCTGAGAAAGTTAACGGGTGCTGTTAGCAAATCACGTATTGCAGTTATATTTATTAACCAGATCCGGGAAAAAATCGGTGTGATGTTTGGAAATCCCGAAACCACAACCGGAGGACGGGCTTTGAAATTCTATACATCTGTCCGTATTGATGTCCGCCGGATTGGCTCCATTAAGAGTGGTGAGGATGTTCTGGGTAACCGGACAAAGGTTAAAATCGTGAAAAACAAAGTAGCTCCTCCCTTTAAAAGCTGTGAATTTGACATTATGTACGGGAAAGGCATATCCTATGAAGGGGATGTGCTGGATCTGGCGACAACCCTGGATATCGTGACAAAATCCGGATCCTGGTACAGCTATGGAGACGAACGTATCGGTCAGGGACGGGAAAATGCCAAAGCCTATCTTACAGAACATTCTGAGGTGCTTAAAACCATTGCAGATGAAGTGAAATCGGCTTTGGGAATGACACCACCACCGCCGCCTGAAAAGGAATCATGA